The Plodia interpunctella isolate USDA-ARS_2022_Savannah chromosome 8, ilPloInte3.2, whole genome shotgun sequence genome window below encodes:
- the LOC128671772 gene encoding apoptotic protease-activating factor 1-like isoform X3: MDYRKKLLLQGNRAAILQDLEVADVVDQLLSSGAITADDMESMDTYSTRVEKTKYLLDVIENGTDSAFQAFLDCLEKDYQWLWVLLTADASPDAFNSSIEDSLSKGDVPRLPQFYVRRPLVERNVLRHLEKLQRHKALVLLGTIGSGKSSVAVSVIRNTPELVSDSFHGRVFWLNCSNCKSDYDLTALQSKLQRKTAIQTAYNMNSSISIPSMSSVGDTSISGYERSWEELRDVLKDVFSMPSLSGSLLVLDEVNDRGCVDAFDIGCKILITTREKSVYANLDAEVINIDNHLNDNEVLELFANCLGVRVLQLPRQAKKLQEACKGKSPFHLALIGAQLAENRESLTDTGTPLWKHYINNIEKKTFFSIFNIEKPEKPEKVMKFCLDSLENDTFNLFKMLAILPDNIKVSAQVLSKLWLRSITEVQSILKKLKNKSLINESYDKDHKTYKYETHEIILDYLKGCSTEDEKHKWHSNFLRNYHYGNTTDTTVDIDDDGYIAFFIGYHLENTHNIDNNYAMFHRLFLDLKFLGNKVRLTGQADVIYDLQKYEKHIVEHALDRDLVISIVAFLKKYGTDLYRYQCTDVVQTVLQHEAKGLLYKRAYDVAQDCVAHNELYFDFSHEHNVEEIIPSTIDVKEPITSCCFQFDYVLIGTQKGNVKIFHLHSNKLKGEIFAARSPIKWIGACPVQPAKVAILSADGDIYLWTIKEEDTGTIEEESEDHQSSTPSLNSPIQIHPQMRPCLNARWSDHDAILLTHTPKTIVLNNTDGQTIQHIDVDRSDDVVCCSILNDKFIVAAINNSGAYSVVLIDNMSQSNVMTIEENDRIVNLIVVPGTNKIITLKEKEVTQHNLKINYSSYQNKYICKSEKVISSDDIKDKLTFLSMAVNKTGTMLFVSTCDQRVKCIDLNTYRAFDIENRRGNVTTMDVSEIPADDDFLPGMDVLLTGTGTFENSAKVWFMDSSFVSLKRQQIDNVRLTKRFDVSFTNTLSPITPTSSTASDSVSNSSTPRRIQSFAERSENVKKPAAKALSLDRFSLKPLNLKGACNNNEGVQPLLAVVDDTNNIQVMRGRKLLTKIPTNVDDQVNVVVISPCNQYIIFGLRSGHVNKFTVRTKDKRLIMDLGSPIQYLNFVESTLLIVSGENRCIMAYKMSHDGNWESKMLQQGGCHLGSTEMLNDIQGVKKKNGHSDSFSDSGSTSASLSESSTLVDCFWLPEYGLITVEFNAVVKLWGRSLNLESVLNASHPRQNGVKATCAACKKSVLVICDGSTMSFQVFHMVKEEDSKLRLSSKGQQRLTSAITTCDLTADGSKLALGTDSGTIEIWNVSQRATRITILRHHKSRVTSCAFSPVPDRLYRSNLMRSPSISHSPPQFNGTSDEPPLVLLTMAAEIVWWNVSFILTLPINRLSYKNRISRNTNVLSPLLSPTDNRTDNSVSGSVNNNNVSQNVFFGNGNLNAHDCWKAVWKRKRCKKGSKRQEILACIKLSGMNAKKISHNEDFSCFVTVDNSGHVHILNVMRPAT; the protein is encoded by the exons ATGGACTACCGGAAGAAGCTGTTGCTGCAGGGCAACCGGGCGGCCATCTTGCAAGACCTGGAGGTGGCCGACGTCGTCGACCAACTGCTCTCGAGTGGCGCCATCACGGCGGATGACATGGAATCAATGGATACCTAT TCAACACGCGTAGAAAAAACAAAGTATCTCCTAGACGTCATAGAAAATGGTACAGACAGCGCATTCCAAGCGTTCCTGGACTGTTTGGAGAAGGACTACCAGTGGCTGTGGGTGCTGCTGACTGCGGACGCCAGTCCTGACGCCTTCAACAGCAGCATAGAGGACAGCCTCAGCAAGGGCGATGTGCCGAGGTTGCCGCAGTTCTATGTCCGGAGGCCTTTGGTG GAACGGAACGTCCTACGTCACTTGGAGAAGCTGCAACGCCACAAGGCACTGGTGCTGCTGGGCACTATAGGGTCCGGCAAGAGCAGTGTGGCGGTGAGCGTGATCAGGAACACGCCGGAGCTGGTCAGCGACAGCTTCCATGGGCGGGTGTTCTGGCTCAACTGCAGCAACTGCAAGAGCGACTACGACCTCACTGCGCTTCAGAGCAA GTTACAACGTAAAACAGCAATACAAACAGCATACAATATGAATTCGTCCATATCCATCCCCAGTATGAGTTCCGTAGGCGACACCTCCATATCCGGCTACGAAAGGTCTTGGGAGGAACTGAGAGATGTCCTCAAAGACGTGTTCAGTATGCCATCCTTGAGTGGCTCCTTGTTGGTCCTGGACGAGGTCAATGACCGCGGCTGCGTCGACGCGTTTGACATAGGGTGCAAGATTCTCATCACTACTAGGGAGAAAAGTGTTTATGCTAATCTGGATGCTGAAGTTATTAAC ATCGATAACCATTTAAATGACAACGAAGTTCTAGAACTATTCGCCAACTGCCTCGGCGTGCGCGTATTACAACTGCCGCGTCAGGCGAAGAAATTACAAGAAGCGTGCAAAGGAAAAAGTCCCTTCCATCTAGCGTTAATAGGGGCCCAATTGGCGGAGAACAGAGAGAGTTTGACAGACACGGGGACTCCGCTTTGGAAGCACTAcatcaataatattgaaaagaaGACTTTCTTTTC AATATTCAACATCGAAAAGCCAGAGAAGCCAGAAAAGGTGATGAAATTCTGCCTGGATTCATTAGAGAATGATACTTTTAATCTGTTCAAAATGTTGGCAATACTGCCCGACAACATCAAAGTATCCGCACAAGTGCTTAGTAAACTGTGGCTGAGGAGCATCACCGAAGTGCAATCTATCCTAAAAaagctgaaaaataaatcccTAATCAACGAATCGTACGATAAAGACcacaaaacttacaaatacGAAACGCATGAGATTATTCTAGATTATTTGAAAGGGTGTTCCACGGAGGATGAGAAACACAAGTGGCATAGTAACTTTTTAAGGAATTATCATTATGGCAACACTACGGATACCACGGTGGATATCGACGACGATGGTTATATAGCGTTTTTTATCGGATATCATTTGGAGAATACGCACAATATCGATAATAATTACGCTATGTTTCACCGGCTGTTCTTGGATCTCAAGTTTCTCGGGAACAAAGTCAGATTGACCGGCCAAGCTGATGTCATATATGATTTGCAGAAGTATGAGAAACATATTGTCGAACAT GCTCTGGACCGCGACCTCGTGATCTCGATAGTGGCGTTCCTGAAGAAGTACGGCACGGACCTGTACAGGTACCAGTGCACGGACGTGGTGCAGACCGTGCTGCAGCACGAGGCTAAAGGATTACTGTACAAGAGGGCCTACGACGTGGCGCAGGACTGCGTGGCTCACAACGAACTCTATTTTGATTTCTC ccATGAACACAACGTTGAAGAAATAATACCGTCCACAATTGATGTGAAGGAACCCATTACATCCTGTTGTTTTCAATTTGACTATGTACTGATCGGCACACAAAAGGGAAATGTTAag attttccaTCTCCATTCAAACAAACTGAAGGGCGAGATATTCGCCGCCCGCAGCCCTATAAAATGGATTGGCGCGTGTCCCGTACAGCCGGCTAAAGTTGCTATACTGTCCGCCGACGGGGACATCTACCTGTGGACCATCAAGGAAGAGGACACTGGTACTATTGAAGAAG AATCCGAAGACCACCAATCATCGACACCATCGCTAAACAGCCCCATCCAAATCCACCCTCAAATGCGGCCCTGTCTCAACGCCCGCTGGTCGGACCACGATGCCATACTGCTCACTCACACTCCCAAAACCATAGTTTTAAACAacacggacggacagacaatACAACATATAGATGTAGACAGATCGGACGATGTGGTGTGCTGTAGTATACTCAATGATAAGTTTATTGTGGCCGCGATTAATAATAGTGGGGCTTATAGTGTGGTGCTAATTGATAATATGTCGCAGAGCAATGTGATGACCATTGAGGAGAATGATAGGATTGTTAATCTAATCGTTGTACCTg gaaccaataaaattataacactcAAAGAAAAAGAGGTGACGCAGcacaatttgaaaataaactactCGTCCTACCAAAACAAGTACATTTGCAAGAGCGAGAAAGTGATATCGAGCGACGATATAAAGGACAAGCTGACTTTCTTGTCTATGGCCGTGAATAAAACTGGCACCATGCTGTTCGTGTCCACTTGTGATCAACGTGTCAAATGCATCGATTTGAATACCTATAGGGCGTTTGACATCGAGAATCGGCGTGG CAACGTGACCACGATGGACGTGAGCGAAATTCCGGCGGACGATGATTTCCTTCCCGGAATGGACGTGTTGCTCACCGGGACTGGAACTTTCGAGAACTCCGCCAAAGTCTGGTTCATGGATTCTTCATTCGTGTCGCTGAAGAGGCAACAGATTGA CAACGTACGCCTAACAAAGCGTTTCGACGTCAGTTTCACCAACACACTATCCCCCATCACCCCCACGAGTTCCACAGCGTCCGATTCAGTCAGCAACTCTAGTACTCCAAGAAGAATCCAATCATTCGCCGAACGAAGCGAGAACGTTAAGAAACCAGCGGCTAAAGCGCTGAGTTTGGATCGCTTCTCGCTGAAACCGCTGAATTTGAAGGGCgcttgtaataataatgaggGAGTGCAGCCGTTGCTGGCTGTTGTGGATGACACTAATAACATACAG GTTATGCGCGGCAGAAAGCTACTAACAAAAATCCCAACAAACGTAGACGACCAAGTGAACGTAGTAGTGATATCTCCCTGCAACCAATACATTATATTCGGCCTCCGCTCCGGCCACGTGAACAAATTCACCGTCAGAACAAAAGACAAACGCCTCATTATGGATCTCGGCAGTCCTATACAGTACTTGAACTTTGTTGAGTCTACCCTGTTGATAGTATCCGGCGAGAATCGGTGTATAATGGCATATAAGATGTCTCATGATGGGAATTGGGAGTCGAAGATGTTGCAACAGGGAGGGTGCCATCTTGGGTCTACGGAGATGCTAAATGATATACAAG gtgtgaagaagaagaacgGGCATTCGGACAGCTTCTCCGACTCGGGCAGCACATCCGCCTCACTGTCAGAGAGCAGCACTCTGGTTGACTGCTTCTGGTTGCCGGAATACGGGCTCATTACAGTCGAATTTAACGCTGTTGTCAAACTGTGGGGCAGGAGTCTCAACTTAGAGAGTGTTCTCAATGCTTCTCATCCGCGTCAAAATGGCGTCAAAGCGACTTGTGCCGCGTGTAAGAAGAGCGTTTTGGTGATATGCGATGGCAGCACTATGTCGTTCCAG GTCTTCCATATGGTGAAAGAAGAGGACAGCAAACTAAGACTGAGTTCGAAGGGCCAACAAAGATTGACCAGCGCGATCACAACCTGCGACCTCACAGCCGACGGCAGCAAGCTGGCGCTCGGCACTGACTCCGGGACTATTGAG ATTTGGAACGTATCTCAACGCGCTACTCGCATCACAATATTACGTCACCACAAATCCCGAGTCACCAGTTGTGCTTTCTCTCCCGTTCCCGATCGGTTATACCGCTCTAACCTCATGCGGTCTCCTTCTATTTCTCATTCTCCGCCGCAATTCAATGGGACGAGTGACGAACCACCTTTAGTATTGTTGACTATGGCTGCCGAGATTGTGTGGTGGAACGTCAGCTTTATACTCACACTGCCTATAAATAG attatcatataaaaatcgaatttCCAGGAACACCAACGTCCTATCCCCTCTGCTGTCGCCAACAGACAATAGGACTGATAATTCAGTGTCCGGCAGTGTGAACAACAATAATGTATCGCAAAACGTGTTCTTCGGCAACGGCAACCTGAACGCGCATGATTGCTGGAAAGCCGTTTGGAAACGCAAGAG ATGCAAGAAAGGTTCGAAACGCCAAGAGATCCTTGCATGCATAAAACTCTCAGGCATGAACGCCAAGAAGATCAGCCACAACGAAGACTTCTCCTGTTTTGTGACCGTGGACAACTCGGGCCACGTCCACATCCTGAACGTGATGAGGCCCGCCACGTAG